One window of the Branchiostoma lanceolatum isolate klBraLanc5 chromosome 3, klBraLanc5.hap2, whole genome shotgun sequence genome contains the following:
- the LOC136429290 gene encoding uncharacterized protein, with product MGSGASKQMAPVATRTIETQTDVSNLEDVTSLAPSQVEPGTMYFQSRSTSGSGTRAHLPTATVIPVTANGQRKRAGHDGSHEGDLPAPKPPSTSKDQLMANQNYQEMDERARKAGASDANSFGGLNQYLMEGRKETVAVESNHGGEGETAVQDSGQHGTVGLGTSQAQPQANGETGEVEKPRITAETNTNTIHQDAGTTGGTLQEDVERQIEEAKATEAKIGMQREMSKKRQQLSLQEKLEARKRKRQEDVQRQEEKRARAELEEKQGALMPEQALGQQSQVTDVKEIPKGTTEGKTVRFADDTAGNLDEKQEDIIMPSEEPVLKGIDRHEEIKKAEEAAPLMPKMPVTKKASVYKKEDISLFKDLEDHAVSLALVKPKTTDTFATLMEVLLIHDLSDLEKVRMIFHWVTAQNLNEMTFGGDVEDDSPAGYLMAIKEERQTYATLFERLCSAAGLFSKTVHGYMKGVRYNPDHHFEGPGDRHRGTWNAVLVDGEWRLIDCHWGSRHVTGDDQIDIEQLTTVYKYEEFYFLTDPEQLIDTHFPEQPEWQLLDSPISLADFEAGVKCWPLFYKLGASLASHKSGMVHTENGTAEIRVGFPKDDFTKVRFSYRLKTKDRDNTVDDVDLNRYVLQETKEDCESFTVEIPIKGRYLIEIYGGEDTGETDQTETSNVCLYMIVCESAKQNCTPLPECPIAWGPGRDVVKAGMTSLSHKEAVIKTETGHVEIKFRRPSNLDFRQNLYRVKCEETELAGFAVNVLKTDEVTFHVRTPKKGTYGLIIYSKNGGEENKFSQLCYYVIVCETDPEGIVPFPQAANNQFGPLEPQFSKFGLVQTENADYHLKTENGEVNMGLKLTSETLLALKHIVSSRAQEGNEGLDQYVLRQTVDNNTSILFCPPHAGEYSLALYAGTGTELKNVVNYLITCDEPKDNVQPFPVIGDASWGPVLPPFSDIGLSLVAPKTAYITSDNGEVTINLGLSKPVGLRVRMTLHKDGASETMDQYSFYELDNEKGTVKACLPKEGSYRVEMFGNDLSSSSEGVPLVANLFVECTKALKDATPFPKIVGGKWGPGCRLHEPTSGVLSRDKVVNFRVDVPDAFKAVVKGDSVQLMNKVEGNTWEGKYAIGKAEKSVAVLANFEENSQKFSGLLEFAVADCVLLRSSAGELGTRMGCGTSTAAVPSGTTIGTQTDRSFVARQKDKEAIEASSGTSNLPRRQLRPLGRGPDLNAIEADARKTLQPANVLPSIKHKDGTTQKNPVLPLYHPPLPQIPSERRAGGSSQEAAGSQSKAVVANGTETLIVIPDETFDSSDDDLSSLDDNNPDEASGYAYGNGAEKVGIASIVGTRAGIQQNGAETEGHQFSTGSKLAQNGKRDNGENSTDVSPTKMFSLGASDTVITSEELIRNSKVDKNAAAAESAASGATNDAAAVVVAKTEESPTTQDAAQLVNAPSENGPAPERSENAINNPPEDNAPVQENNNNPSPKGPVELLLQNGNGDTLKKIHVGDNFSVAVNIVLQAVDPASVLQNNQAGAGVMSPRAEQNGGVVENSVSLAGDAVKVGNKDQPGATTNTSEEDNIPVAGKNLLELTDKEECTETTVVSDRITSSTTDGNVNMNGNNAKGLPEVIVTDHEEDSEEQTQENITDHALDDTTTGKQRRMLQLLRDFDLKKRLQERRKKRAEEHRSNAEEPSSNGNAKEQNLSNETIERKIPEPNAPQRKKIAVLGKEETSLFKHIEVHAVYHALEPPKAADTFATHVKSLLVDDLSDLEKVRMFFHWVTAQNLQDMTFGDDVVEESPLGYLKAIKEGKGTCAKLFEQLCSAASLKCHVIKGYKKSDDCLPDHSFHDHRKQHRGTWNAVLVDGEWRLVDCHWAARGVRAIEENGGAIENVNDVYKYEEFYFLTDPEDLIDTHFPDCPEWQLVEKYLTITQFQSRVKRWPMFHRLGLELKSHRAVVVIPAGDFVELTLGFSKEKRKEFRIVYQLTTKEGESEVGGISLNRYVVQETWDCNENFTIDVPKSGTYVLDIYGKPHAEVSGNEGAKVCQYMIVCDTLKDNGVPFPEYTGTWGPGKVLATSGIFPVSHARAVVRSQGQVELTFQTNRHLEFRHRLYTQQFDENGLENFVVHSVTKHRISFHVRTPTKGKYGLIIFAKDPKDGTLKLVYSYVIICEKEPNGITLFPVVRDGQFGTRQPYFSEFGLIENENASYFLTSDNGEVEVKLENPNQKQIMYSLSLRTEHGVQKFDRYALAQALGDKTVLLLHLPQEGEYALQLFAKHSQGQQRNVVNYCISCSAAKEDCKPFPCQNDSIWGPVYPTFSDFGLALDVPPRPCLISRSGKYNVSLAMTQPLLLRHHFFHCAEETRENMDDFAFCETIKHKATVTTCCPKAGDYCLEIYGTTFPPRHDDLPLVATFLLRCLHPLETGCKTFPQIIGRMWGPGCCLYEPLAGILSRDREVTFRVDVPDADDVVLKSPDSVTNMTKDQSETWTCSYVPRESDTSLLLLGKFDKNVNKYVGLLEFKFGN from the exons ATGGGATCGGGCGCGTCAAAACAGATGGCGCCCGTCGCCACGAGGACGATCGAGACACAGACTGACGTCAGCAACCTGGAAGACGTCACGTCACTAGCTCCGTCACAAGTAGAACCAGGGACGATGTACTTTCAATCTCGAAGCACTTCCGGTTCCGGTACAAGAGCACACCTTCCGACCGCTACCGTTATACCGGTAACAGCCAACGGGCAGCGGAAACGCGCTGGGCATGACGGGAGCCATGAGGGAGATCTGCCGGCGCCCAAACCTCCATCAACGTCCAAGGACCAGCTCATGGCCAATCAGAACTATCAAGAGATGGATGAACGCGCTAGAAAG GCAGGAGCGTCTGACGCTAATTCCTTCGGTGGGCTTAACCAGTATCtaatggaaggaaggaaagaaaccGTTGCTGTGGAAAGCAACCATGGAGGTGAGGGTGAGACAGCCGTGCAAGATAGTGGCCAACATGGCACTGTCGGACTCGGGACCTCTCAAGCTCAGCCGCAAGCGAACGGCGAGACAGGAGAAGTTGAAAAGCCGAGAATCACTGCCGAAACAAACACCAACACAATCCATCAGGACGCAGGAACGACTGGAGGAACACTTCAAGAAGATGTGGAGAGGCAAATAGAGGAGGCAAAAGCCACAGAGGCGAAGATTGGCATGCAGCGAGAAATGTCCAAAAAGAGGCAACAGTTATCCCTGCAGGAAAAGTTGGAGGCACGAAAAAGGAAGAGACAAGAAGACGTCCAGAGACAAGAGGAGAAAAGAGCGAGGGCCGAGCTAGAGGAAAAACAGGGAGCACTG atGCCAGAGCAGGCCCTCGGCCAGCAATCCCAGGTGACCGACGTGAAGGAAATCCCAAAGGGTACTACCGAGGGTAAAACCGTGAGGTTTGCCGACGACACCGCTGGAAATTTAGACGAGAAGCAAGAAGACATCATTATGCCTTCAGAAGAG CCTGTTCTGAAAGGAATAGATAGACACGAAGAGATCAAGAAGGCAGAGGAAGCTGCTCCGTTGATGCCGAAGATGCCCGTGACGAAGAAGGCGTCCGTGTACAAGAAAGAGGACATCTCACTCTTCAAGGACTTGGAGGACCACGCCGTGTCACTTGCTCTTGTG AAACCCAAGACGACGGACACGTTCGCCACCCTGATGGAGGTCCTCCTCATCCATGACCTCTCTGACCTGGAGAAGGTGCGCATGATCTTCCACTGGGTTACTGCGCAGAATCTGAACGAGATGACGTTCGGTGGTGACGTAGAGGACGACTCCCCGGCTGGGTACCTGATGGCCATCAAGGAGGAGAGACAGACGTACGCAACGCTGTTTGAACGTCTCTGCAG TGCGGCTGGACTCTTCTCTAAGACAGTCCACGGCTACATGAAGGGAGTCCGGTACAACCCCGACCACCACTTCGAGGGCCCAGGGGACCGACACCGCGGGACGTGGAACGCCGTACTGGTGGACGGGGAGTGGCGCCTCATCGACTGTCACTGGGGATCCAGACACGTCACTG GCGACGACCAAATCGACATCGAACAACTGACCACCGTGTACAAATACGAAGAGTTCTACTTCCTTACCGACCCTGAACAACTGATCGACACTCACTTCCCAGAACAGCCCGAGTGGCAGCTGCTCGACTCACCCATCTCCCTCGCCGACTTCGAGGCAGGCGTCAAATGCTGGCCTCTATTCTACAAGCTGGGCGCGTCCCTCGCCAGCCACAAATCCGGAATGGTTCACACAGAAAACGGCACGGCCGAAATACGCGTCGGTTTCCCGAAAGACGACTTCACCAAAGTTCGCTTCTCGTATCGACTCAAAACGAAGGATAGAGACAATACAGTCGACGATGTCGACCTGAACCGTTACGTTCTGCAAGAGACCAAGGAAGACTGCGAGAGTTTCACAGTTGAGATACCAATAAAAGGGCGATATCTCATTGAGATATACGGAGGGGAGGATACGGGAGAGACGGATCAAACAGAGACCTCGAACGTCTGTCTCTACATGATAGTTTGCGAGTCCGCGAAGCAAAACTGTACCCCGCTCCCCGAGTGTCCCATAGCGTGGGGGCCTGGTAGGGACGTGGTAAAAGCAGGGATGACGTCACTGAGTCACAAGGAGGCAGTGATTAAAACAGAGACGGGTCACGTCGAGATCAAGTTCAGAAGGCCAAGCAACCTTGACTTTAGGCAAAACTTGTACAGGGTCAAGTGCGAAGAGACCGAGCTGGCGGGGTTCGCGGTTAACGTGTTGAAGACTGACGAGGTGACGTTCCATGTCAGGACACCAAAGAAAGGGACGTACGGACTCATCATCTACAGCAAAAACGGAGGAGAAGAAAATAAATTCTCGCAGCTGTGCTACTATGTCATAGTTTGTGAGACGGATCCGGAAGGTATCGTTCCTTTCCCACAAGCTGCAAATAACCAGTTCGGTCCGTTAGAACCTCAGTTTTCGAAATTCGGACTCGTTCAGACAGAAAATGCCGACTATCACCTGAAAACGGAAAACGGCGAGGTTAATATGGGTCTTAAGCTTACCAGCGAAACGCTATTGGCTCTCAAACATATCGTATCGTCTAGAGCACAAGAAGGGAACGAAGGGTTGGATCAGTACGTGTTGAGACAGACGGTGGACAACAACACATCTATATTGTTCTGCCCTCCCCATGCCGGGGAGTACAGTCTCGCGTTGTATGCAGGAACAGGTACAGAGTTGAAGAACGTGGTGAATTACCTCATCACGTGTGACGAGCCAAAAGATAATGTCCAGCCATTCCCTGTCATTGGAGACGCTAGCTGGGGACCGGTCCTTCCTCCGTTCTCTGACATTGGACTCTCACTAGTAGCACCTAAGACTGCATACATCACAAGCGACAATGGGGAGGTTACCATCAACCTTGGTTTGTCGAAACCTGTCGGGTTGCGAGTCCGTATGACCCTCCACAAAGACGGTGCAAGTGAGACCATGGACCAGTACAGTTTCTACGAACTAGACAACGAAAAAGGAACAGTCAAAGCCTGTCTACCGAAGGAAGGCAGCTACAGAGTTGAAATGTTTGGAAACGACCTATCGTCATCGTCGGAGGGCGTTCCCTTGGTTGCCAATTTATTCGTAGAATGTACGAAAGCACTAAAGGACGCGACGCCGTTTCCAAAAATCGTAGGCGGCAAATGGGGACCGGGATGTCGTCTGCATGAGCCAACATCCGGGGTCTTGTCACGTGATAAGGTTGTCAACTTCAGGGTAGATGTCCCGGATGCGTTCAAGGCTGTAGTGAAAGGAGACTCTGTGCAGCTGATGAACAAGGTGGAAGGAAACACGTGGGAAGGGAAGTACGCCATCGGGAAGGCGGAGAAATCGGTGGCCGTTCTGGCAAATTTCGAGGAAAATTCGCAGAAATTCTCGGGCCTGCTGGAGTTCGCCGTCGCAGACTG CGTGCTGCTGAGATCGTCAGCGGGTGAACTAGGTACCAGGATGGGTTGCGGTACATCCACCGCCGCGGTCCCCAGTGGTACGACGATCGGAACTCAGACAGACAGGAGTTTCGTTGCTCGACAAAAAGACAAGGAAGCCATCGAAGCCTCCAGCGGGACTTCGAATCTCCCCCGCCGCCAGCTCCGCCCGCTCGGTCGCGGTCCCGACCTCAACGCCATCGAGGCTGACGCGAGGAAGACTCTACAGCCTGCAAACGTCTTGCCTTCCATCAAACATAAAGACGGAACGACTCAGAAGAATCCAGTGCTACCTCTGTACCATCCACCGCTACCTCAGATACCCAGCGAGCGAAGAGCTGGCGGCTCAAGTCAAGAG GCGGCGGGAAGCCAGAGTAAGGCTGTCGTAGCGAACGGCACAGAAACTCTCATTGTCATCCCAGACGAAACATTCGACTCGAGCGACGATGACCTGAGTTCTTTAGACGATAACAATCCGGACGAGGCGTCAGGGTACGCCTACGGTAACGGCGCAGAAAAGGTGGGGATCGCCAGCATTGTAGGCACGAGGGCAGGGATTCAGCAAAATGGTGCCGAAACAGAAGGACACCAATTTTCGACTGGGAGCAAACTTGCACAAAATGGAAAAAGAGATAATGGAGAGAACAGCACAGACGTTTCTCCGACAAAAATGTTCTCGTTAGGTGCCAGTGACACTGTCATAACCAGTGAGGAGCTGATACGTAATTCAAAGGTGGACAAAAATGCGGCAGCGGCCGAAAGTGCCGCCTCAGGAGCGACGAACGATGCAGCGGCGGTTGTGGTCGCGAAAACGGAAGAATCTCCGACAACACAGGATGCAGCTCAGCTAGTGAACGCACCAAGTGAAAACGGTCCGGCACCAGAAAGAAGTGAAAATGCCATTAACAACCCACCAGAGGACAATGCACCTGTTCAAGAGAACAACAATAACCCATCTCCAAAAGGACCGGTGGAACTCCTTTTACAAAACGGAAATGGGGACACTCTCAAGAAGATTCATGTAGGGGATAATTTCAGCGTAGCAGTTAACATCGTATTACAGGCCGTGGACCCTGCAAGCGTGTTACAGAATAATCAAGCCGGAGCAGGTGTTATGAGTCCTCGGGCGGAACAAAATGGAGGTGTCGTTGAAAACAGCGTCTCTTTAGCGGGAGATGCTGTAAAGGTTGGGAACAAAGATCAGCCTGGGGCGACGACAAACACATCTGAGGAGGACAATATACCGGTAGCAGGGAAGAACCTGTTAGAACTTACGGACAAAGAAGAATGTACAGAAACTACTGTTGTCTCTGACAGAATCACAAGCAGCACAACAGATGGCAACGTAAACATGAATGGAAACAATGCTAAGGGTCTTCCTGAAGTCATCGTGACTGATCACGAAGAAGACAGCGAAGAACAAACGCAGGAGAATATCACAGATCATGCTCTTGATGATACAACAACGGGCAAACAAAGAAGAATGCTTCAACTGCTCCGGGACTTTGACTTGAAGAAAAGGTTACAGGAAAGGAGAAAAAAGCGCGCGGAAGAGCATCGTAGTAACGCAGAGGAGCCCTCAAGCAATGGAAACGCTAAGGAACAGAATCTATCCAATGAAACAATTGAGAGGAAAATACCCGAGCCTAACGCCCCACAGAGGAAAAAGATAGCGGTTCTGGGCAAAGAGGAGACCTCGCTGTTCAAGCACATAGAAGTGCATGCTGTGTACCACGCACTCGAG CCCCCGAAAGCAGCTGACACCTTCGCAACGCACGTGAAGTCCCTCCTCGTCGATGACCTCTCTGACCTTGAGAAAGTGCGCATGTTCTTCCACTGGGTCACTGCGCAGAATCTACAGGATATGACGTTCGGCGATGACGTAGTTGAAGAATCCCCACTCGGTTACCTGAAGGCCATTAAGGAGGGAAAAGGCACCTGCGCTAAGCTCTTCGAACAGCTCTGCAG TGCCGCTAGTCTAAAGTGTCACGTGATCAAGGGATACAAGAAGAGTGACGACTGTCTGCCGGACCACAGTTTCCACGACCACCGGAAGCAGCACCGCGGGACGTGGAACGCCGTGTTGGTGGACGGGGAGTGGCGCCTGGTCGACTGTCACTGGGCGGCGCGAGGCGTCAGAGCTATAG AAGAGAATGGCGGTGCCATTGAGAACGTCAATGACGTCTACAAGTACGAAGAATTCTACTTCCTCACGGATCCCGAGGACCTGATTGACACCCACTTCCCGGACTGTCCCGAGTGGCAGCTCGTAGAAAAGTATCTGACCATCACCCAGTTCCAGTCGCGTGTCAAACGCTGGCCCATGTTTCACCGACTAGGGCTCGAACTGAAGAGCCACCGTGCGGTTGTGGTCATTCCTGCAGGTGACTTTGTGGAACTGACTCTCGGATTTTCAAAGGAGAAACGCAAGGAGTTTAGGATTGTCTATCAGCTTACGACGAAGGAGGGAGAAAGTGAAGTCGGTGGGATCAGTTTGAACCGATACGTGGTGCAAGAGACATGGGACTGCAATGAAAACTTCACCATTGATGTACCGAAATCGGGAACTTACGTTTTGGACATCTACGGAAAGCCCCATGCAGAAGTTTCGGGTAACGAAGGTGCGAAAGTTTGTCAGTATATGATCGTTTGCGACACACTAAAGGACAACGGCGTGCCTTTTCCAGAATATACAGGGACATGGGGTCCTGGGAAAGTTCTGGCTACCAGCGGGATTTTCCCCGTGTCCCACGCACGCGCAGTCGTGAGATCCCAAGGTCAGGTTGAACTAACCTTTCAAACcaaccgccatcttgaattcaGACACAGACTGTACACGCAGCAATTTGACGAAAACGGACTCGAAAATTTCGTCGTACACTCCGTTACCAAACACAGAATATCGTTTCATGTGAGAACTCCAACGAAAGGAAAATACGGGCTTATCATATTTGCAAAAGACCCCAAAGATGGCACTTTAAAACTTGTATATTCCTATGTCATTATCTGTGAGAAGGAGCCAAACGGTATCACGTTATTTCCTGTGGTCAGAGATGGCCAGTTCGGCACGAGGCAACCTTACTTCTCCGAGTTCGGGCTTATCGAAAATGAAAACGCGTCCTATTTCTTGACGTCGGACAATGGTGAGGTCGAGGTAAAGCTTGAAAATCCCAATCAGAAGCAGATCATGTACTCTCTGTCCCTAAGAACTGAACATGGCGTCCAGAAATTCGATCGGTACGCTCTTGCACAGGCTTTAGGCGACAAAACCGTTCTTTTGCTACATCTACCTCAGGAAGGCGAATACGCCCTGCAGTTATTTGCCAAACACTCTCAGGGACAACAGCGAAACGTTGTGAACTACTGCATCAGCTGTAGTGCCGCAAAGGAAGACTGCAAACCTTTCCCCTGTCAAAACGACAGCATCTGGGGTCCGGTATACCCCACTTTCTCAGACTTTGGCTTGGCATTGGACGTTCCACCACGCCCTTGCCTCATCAGCAGATCAGGCAAATATAACGTAAGTCTAGCCATGACGCAACCGCTTCTGTTACGTCATCATTTCTTCCACTGTGCCGAAGAAACCAGAGAGAACATGGACGATTTCGCTTTTTGCGAAACTATAAAGCACAAGGCAACCGTAACTACCTGTTGTCCGAAAGCAGGGGACTATTGTCTGGAAATCTACGGCACGACGTTTCCTCCTCGTCACGACGACCTTCCACTCGTGGCAACATTCTTGTTGAGATGCTTGCACCCATTAGAAACCGGCTGCAAGACGTTCCCACAAATCATTGGACGAATGTGGGGACCCGGATGTTGCCTGTACGAGCCATTGGCCGGGATCTTGTCACGTGACAGGGAGGTAACTTTTAGGGTAGATGTCCCGGATGCAGATGACGTAGTATTAAAGAGCCCAGACTCCGTGACTAACATGACCAAAGACCAATCGGAAACATGGACGTGTAGCTACGTACCGAGGGAATCTGACACTTCCCTTTTGCTCTTGGGAAAGTTTGACAAGAATGTGAACAAATACGTGGGGTTACTAGAGTTCAAATTTGGCAACTGA
- the LOC136430037 gene encoding uncharacterized protein, whose product MADCTDERDDTTEPLQLSYYCVLAKDKSPLQVKTLLELKAQQLETDKETKKRLPFRFVAVIDESGSMESTINDESLIDKMKVFAELLVKSFQEDDLLGIVGFDSEIRIILPITKMDKDGKANAAKRIENIRAWSRTNLSDGIISGVELFKDSDQESHFRNGIIVFTDGVANEGICDADGIVAAFNAAKEASFSSSVSLPISTFTIGGYRPDLLYEISQRLGSDSFFWINDFDNFEADMMIPVYLRETSLVTDILVNLRAINGVTFDIDQMKSSRMVDPPDGTSDYVSIAYYFHDISADMFKHIPCYLNIPDDYEDALGDEGIMEVHITYRDFNNIEREINAVIPLKLITLADLKKDKCRKEKRSEGTREKPTAGDKREKNDQVIVKKESSSEEGRAVDGSNTSQVTGEATSLDKRNEGIADDEARDGKNSDEDKRIEDQTKKTTTTIENGQSQKGDASQQAITEEEESIKTSGSTQEVKDVNGEEGRKGSEQTEGVGREMSDAENPKLRSSAQAERDLENMSMKANTTCNEDELAVTSSLQAPDEYIPTEMELQTIAYMSPSVASELDEVTRAERTIAKIAQEECRTMTVGAINISADFIEANEFEESKTTINETKNSINQTKTHVNTILSEEAVVVLTQYADSMIGHLDVCFELVDNPNPVMWQKMKAMASSIANESPTSGKIFHGEDRPFAPPAMKTEMQKYKKIVQDTKAKQAAKKKKEEPVRPKSHAVAPVTKKTAQPVRPKTANKPKSPETVKKLFKEAKGGTKAVTTRTFKNTYFTLSERLVAGRTGKKSLEPVKDLIIKHGGTPVPFIQNSILVCTKEEFEKKTAKVRDAKANKTPIVFEEFIYDSIKAKKMLDIEDYRFW is encoded by the exons ATGGCAGACTGCACTGATGAGAGAGACGACACGACAGAGCCACTGCAACTGTCTTACTACTGTGTGCTGGCGAAAGACAAG TCTCCACTTCAGGTGAAGACTTTACTGGAGCTGAAAGCACAGCAGTTAGAGACGGACAAAGAAACCAAAAAGAGGCTACCTTTCCGTTTCGTTGCGGTCATTGATGAGAGCGGCAGTATGGAAAGCAC gaTTAACGATGAGTCACTAATCGACAAGATGAAGGTTTTTGCAGAACTTCTGGTGAAGAGTTTCCAAGAAGATGACTTGCTTGGCATTGTGGGTTTCGATAGCGAAATCCGCATCATTCTGCCAATCACCAAAATGGACAAGGATGGGAAG GCCAATGCTGCCAAAAGAATCGAGAACATCCGTGCTTGGTCGCGAACTAACCTCAGTGACGGCATCATTAGTGGTGTGGAGCTCTTCAAGGATTCAGACCAAGA GTCACATTTCCGCAATGGAATCATCGTATTTACGGACGGGGTAGCAAATGAAGGTATCTGTGACGCGGATGGAATCGTTGCTGCTTTCAACGCTGCAAAAGAAGCGTCTTTCTCATCGAGTGTGAGTCTTCCCATCTCCACTTTTACCATTGGCGGCTACCGTCCCGACCTCCTCTACGAAATCAGCCAACGGCTCGGCAGCGACTCGTTCTTCTGGATCAACGACTTTGACAACTTCGAGGCCGACATGATGATCCCGGTCTACCTTCGGGAAACTTCGCTCGTTACGGACATCCTCGTCAATCTTCGGGCCATCAACGGCGTGACCTTTGACATAGATCAGATGAAGAGTAGCAGGATGGTGGATCCTCCTGACGGCACTTCAGACTACGTGTCCATCGCGTACTACTTTCACGACATCTCTGCCGACATGTTCAAACACATCCCGTGTTACCTGAACATACCGGACGACTACGAAGACGCATTGGGAGACGAGGGCATCATGGAAGTACACATCACTTACCGCGACTTTAACAACATTGAGAGAGAAATCAATGCTGTCATTCCACTCAAACTCATCACACTCGCAGACCTAAAGAAGGACAAATGCCGAAAGGAAAAGAGGTCTGAAGGAACAAGGGAGAAACCGACTGCTGGCGACAAAAGGGAAAAGAACGACCAGGTCATTGTGAAAAAGGAATCCAGCTCAGAAGAAGGTCGTGCCGTTGATGGTAGTAACACGTCCCAGGTGACAGGGGAAGCGACGAGCCTTGACAAGAGAAACGAAGGAATTGCAGATGATGAGGCAAGAGATGGAAAGAACAGTGATGAAGATAAGAGAATTGAAGACCAaaccaagaaaacaacaaccacgATAGAAAATGGCCAATCACAGAAAGGAGATGCATCACAGCAGGCGATTACAGAAGAGGAAGAGAGCATCAAAACATCTGGATCTACACAAGAGGTCAAAGACGTCAATGGTGAAGAGGGAAGAAAGGGTAGTGAACAGACGGAAGGGGTAGGAAGGGAAATGTCGGACGCCGAAAATCCAAAACTGAGGTCCAGTGCCCAAGCAGAACGGGATCTGGAGAACATGTCGATGAAAGCTAACACAACGTGTAACGAAGACGAGCTGGCTGTCACCAGTAGTCTTCAGGCACCAGATGAGTACATTCCCACTGAGATGGAACTCCAGACGATCGCCTACATGTCTCCGAGCGTTGCCTCCGAGTTGGACGAGGTGACCAGAGCCGAGCGGACCATCGCGAAGATTGCACAGGAGGAGTGCAGAACCATGACGGTGGGCGCCATCAACATATCAGCCGACTTCATCGAAGCCAACGAGTTCGAAGAATCCAAAACAACCATCAACGAGACCAAAAACAGCATCAACCAGACAAAGACGCACGTCAACACCATTCTTTCTGAAGAGGCGGTGGTAGTGCTGACACAGTATGCAGATTCCATGATTGGCCACCTGGATGTGTGTTTCGAGCTAGTGGATAATCCAAACCCAGTCATGTGGCAGAAGATGAAGGCCATGGCCTCGTCCATCGCAAATGAGAGCCCTACCAGCGGTAAGATCTTCCACGGAGAAGACAGACCATTCGCCCCGCCAGCGATGAAAACTGAGATGCAGAAATACAAGAAG ATCGTTCAAGATACCAAGGCCAAGCAAGcagcaaagaagaaaaaagaggaACCGGTGAGGCCCAAATCGCATGCG GTCGCTCCAGTCACAAAGAAGACAGCACAACCAGTGAGGCCAAAGACAGCCAACAAGCCAAAGTCACCGGAGACCGTCAAGAAACTTTTCAAGGAGGCAAAGGGGGGAACGAAGGCAGTCACCACAAG aacattcaagaatacaTATTTCACGCTGTCGGAAAGACTGGTTGCCGGACGAACTGGAAAGAAATCATTAGAGCCTGTCAAGGACCTCATCATAAAGCATGGGGGAACCCCGG